Proteins encoded in a region of the Microbacterium neungamense genome:
- a CDS encoding IS3 family transposase (programmed frameshift), which translates to MTVADVGTDDGAMAPRADRPKRRTFTAEFKAAILAEYDAADRSGRGEILRREGLYTSHIIEWRKAAAAGSLSGLGSKPRDRRERELQALRARAEKAEAELAKTRAALDLMGKGTRALGDALRERGQAAAVAAVINPAVDGLAEHVGTAAACALLGRSRASHYRAKNPPPPRPRTPRPAPANKLSAAERAHVLAVLTSQRFADKSVAQVWATLLDEGTYLCSMSTMHRILREHDMAGERRRQASHPPRTRPELVATAPGQVWSWDITKLKGPERGVYYDLYVVLDIFSRFVVGWTIAAREDAEIAKNLLEHAMGIHGVPEAIHADRGTSMTSKPVAQLLVDLGVARSHSRPHVSNDNPYSEAAFKTLKYAPVFPERFGSLADAGAFAEQFFAYYNHEHRHCGIGLHTPASVHFGTAGQVRAQRQATLDAAYAARPERFGHRRPQAPKLPEAAWINQPSQEALIQTA; encoded by the exons ATGACGGTTGCTGACGTCGGCACCGATGATGGGGCTATGGCTCCTCGTGCTGACCGGCCCAAGAGGCGGACGTTCACCGCCGAGTTCAAAGCGGCGATCCTGGCCGAGTACGACGCCGCGGACCGCTCTGGGCGTGGGGAGATCCTGCGCCGGGAGGGCCTGTACACCTCCCACATCATCGAGTGGCGCAAGGCCGCGGCCGCCGGCTCGCTGTCCGGGCTGGGCAGCAAGCCGCGGGACCGGCGCGAGCGGGAGCTGCAGGCGCTACGGGCCCGGGCGGAGAAGGCCGAGGCCGAGCTGGCCAAGACCAGGGCGGCGCTGGACCTGATGGGAAAAG GCACACGCGCTCTTGGAGACGCTCTCCGAGAGCGCGGACAAGCCGCCGCGGTCGCCGCGGTGATCAACCCGGCCGTCGACGGGCTGGCCGAGCACGTCGGCACCGCGGCTGCGTGCGCGCTGCTGGGTCGCTCCCGCGCCAGTCACTACCGGGCCAAGAACCCGCCACCGCCACGTCCACGGACACCGCGGCCGGCACCGGCGAACAAGCTGTCCGCCGCCGAGCGGGCCCACGTGCTGGCCGTGTTGACCAGCCAGCGGTTCGCGGACAAGTCGGTCGCCCAGGTCTGGGCCACGCTGCTGGACGAGGGCACCTACCTGTGCTCGATGTCCACGATGCACCGGATCCTGCGCGAGCACGACATGGCCGGGGAACGGCGCCGGCAGGCGAGCCACCCGCCCCGGACCCGGCCCGAGCTCGTCGCGACGGCGCCGGGGCAGGTGTGGAGTTGGGACATCACAAAGCTCAAGGGGCCGGAGCGGGGCGTGTACTACGACCTGTACGTCGTGCTCGACATCTTCTCCAGGTTCGTCGTGGGCTGGACCATCGCGGCCCGCGAGGACGCCGAGATCGCCAAGAACCTGCTCGAGCACGCCATGGGCATCCATGGCGTGCCGGAGGCGATCCACGCCGACCGCGGGACCTCGATGACCTCCAAACCGGTCGCTCAGCTGCTCGTCGACCTCGGGGTGGCCAGGTCGCACTCCCGCCCGCACGTGTCGAACGACAACCCTTACAGCGAGGCGGCGTTCAAGACGCTGAAGTACGCCCCGGTCTTCCCCGAGCGCTTCGGGTCCCTGGCCGACGCCGGCGCGTTCGCCGAGCAGTTCTTCGCCTACTACAACCACGAGCACCGCCACTGCGGGATCGGGCTGCACACCCCCGCCAGCGTCCACTTCGGCACCGCCGGGCAGGTCCGCGCCCAGCGCCAGGCCACCCTGGACGCGGCCTACGCCGCCCGTCCCGAGCGCTTCGGCCACCGCCGACCCCAGGCGCCCAAGCTGCCCGAGGCCGCCTGGATCAACCAGCCCTCACAGGAGGCCCTCATACAGACCGCCTGA
- a CDS encoding FAD-dependent monooxygenase: protein MQFHHHGYVSGDPRVLPASGLGVDRPAELPDEMDVLIVGSGPAGMLLAAQMSQFPTVSTRIIEKREGRLVLGQADGIQPRSVETFQAFGFAERIVAEAYNIGWMNFWGPDPENPRNITRISRTEDYALKISEFPHLIVNQARVLDYFAGAAAHGPGRITPDYGVEFVGLTVHEDGEYPVEVRVRYSAGERAGEERTVRAKYVAGCDGARSGVRQAIGRQHVGKQALHAWGVMDVLVNTDFPDWRIKCAINSEAGNILHIPREGGYLSRMYIDLGEVSEDDHHRVRQTPIEEIIRRANAILHPYSLDVKQVAWHSVYEVGHRVTDGFDDAWGTDRSPRVFLTGDACHTHSAKAGQGMNVSMQDGFNLGWKLGAVLTGRSPETILETYAAERRPVAQQLIDFDREWSSLMARKPHEITDPQDLATYYLATAEFPSGFMTQYGPSMIVGSDTHQDLAPGFPLGKRFKSVEVTRVGDGNAVHLGHHAKADGRWRVYAFADRDATALASWAQKAAPVFARFTPADADPDAVFDVKAIYQQRYDELEITAAPELFLPKSGPLGLTDWEKVYAAGPTIWAKADVFDERELSRDGVVVVVRPDQYVAAILPLDAVDELADFLAGAFLPAS from the coding sequence ATGCAGTTCCACCACCACGGTTATGTCTCCGGCGACCCGCGCGTGCTGCCGGCGAGCGGCTTGGGCGTCGACCGCCCCGCAGAGCTCCCGGATGAGATGGACGTGCTCATCGTCGGATCCGGCCCGGCCGGCATGCTGCTCGCGGCCCAGATGTCGCAGTTCCCGACCGTGTCCACCCGGATCATCGAGAAGCGCGAGGGTCGGCTGGTGCTCGGCCAGGCCGACGGCATACAGCCGCGCAGCGTGGAGACCTTCCAGGCCTTCGGCTTCGCCGAGCGCATCGTCGCGGAGGCCTACAACATCGGCTGGATGAACTTCTGGGGACCGGACCCGGAGAACCCGCGCAACATCACCCGGATCTCGCGCACCGAGGACTACGCGCTGAAGATCAGCGAGTTCCCGCACCTGATCGTGAACCAGGCCCGCGTGCTGGACTACTTCGCCGGGGCCGCCGCGCACGGCCCCGGCCGCATCACGCCGGACTACGGCGTCGAGTTCGTCGGGCTCACCGTGCACGAGGACGGCGAGTACCCGGTCGAGGTGCGCGTGCGCTACTCCGCGGGGGAGCGGGCCGGCGAGGAGCGCACCGTGCGCGCGAAGTACGTCGCCGGCTGCGACGGCGCCCGCAGCGGGGTGCGCCAGGCGATCGGACGCCAGCACGTGGGCAAGCAGGCCCTGCACGCCTGGGGCGTCATGGACGTGCTGGTGAACACCGACTTCCCGGACTGGCGGATCAAGTGCGCCATCAACTCCGAGGCGGGCAACATCCTGCACATCCCGCGGGAGGGCGGATACCTCAGCCGGATGTACATCGACCTCGGCGAGGTCTCCGAGGACGACCACCACCGGGTGCGGCAGACGCCGATCGAGGAGATCATCCGCCGGGCGAACGCGATCCTGCATCCGTACTCGCTGGACGTGAAGCAGGTCGCCTGGCACAGCGTCTACGAGGTCGGCCACCGCGTCACCGACGGCTTCGACGACGCGTGGGGCACCGACCGCTCGCCGCGGGTGTTCCTCACCGGCGACGCGTGCCACACGCACAGCGCCAAGGCCGGGCAGGGCATGAACGTGTCGATGCAGGACGGCTTCAACCTGGGCTGGAAGCTGGGCGCCGTGCTCACCGGCCGCAGCCCGGAGACGATCCTGGAGACGTACGCCGCCGAGCGCCGGCCGGTCGCACAGCAGCTCATCGACTTCGACCGGGAGTGGTCGAGCCTGATGGCCCGCAAGCCGCACGAGATCACCGACCCGCAGGACCTCGCCACCTACTACCTCGCCACCGCCGAGTTCCCCTCCGGGTTCATGACCCAGTACGGCCCGTCGATGATCGTCGGATCAGACACGCACCAGGATCTCGCGCCCGGCTTCCCGCTCGGCAAGCGCTTCAAGTCGGTGGAGGTCACCCGCGTCGGCGACGGCAACGCGGTGCACCTCGGCCATCACGCCAAGGCGGACGGGCGCTGGCGGGTGTACGCCTTCGCCGACCGGGACGCGACGGCGCTGGCATCCTGGGCGCAGAAGGCGGCGCCGGTGTTCGCGCGGTTCACGCCCGCGGATGCCGACCCCGACGCCGTGTTCGATGTGAAGGCGATCTACCAGCAGCGCTACGACGAGCTCGAGATCACCGCGGCGCCGGAGCTGTTCCTGCCCAAGAGCGGCCCGCTCGGGCTCACCGACTGGGAGAAGGTGTACGCGGCCGGCCCCACCATCTGGGCGAAGGCCGACGTCTTCGACGAGCGCGAGCTCTCCCGCGACGGCGTCGTGGTCGTGGTGCGGCCGGACCAGTACGTCGCCGCGATCCTGCCGCTGGACGCGGTCGACGAGCTCGCCGACTTCCTTGCCGGCGCGTTCCTCCCCGCCTCCTGA
- a CDS encoding IS3 family transposase: MAVAEYVDWFNQRRLHGEIGHVPPAEFERSHWASLDATRYAHEQVPIGAGSR, from the coding sequence ATCGCCGTCGCCGAATATGTCGACTGGTTCAACCAGCGGCGACTGCACGGCGAGATCGGGCACGTCCCGCCGGCCGAGTTCGAGCGGTCGCATTGGGCATCGCTCGACGCGACCCGATACGCTCACGAGCAGGTTCCGATCGGAGCCGGTTCCAGATAA